In one Trichosurus vulpecula isolate mTriVul1 chromosome 8, mTriVul1.pri, whole genome shotgun sequence genomic region, the following are encoded:
- the ARL3 gene encoding ADP-ribosylation factor-like protein 3 isoform X2 encodes MWGEHVVPRSGSQAVLLVENGGYNSMSVLANAIAVSIGEGFNIKSVQSQGFKLNVWDIGGQRKIRPYWRNYFENTDVLIYVIDSADRKRFEETGQELAELLDEEKLSGVPVLIFANKQDLLTAAPASEIAEGLNLHTIRDRVWQIQSCSALTAEGVQDGMNWVCKNVNAKKK; translated from the exons ATGTGGGGAGAGCATGTTGTTCCTCGGAGTGGAAGCCAAGCAGTGCTGCTGGTGGAGAATGGAGGGTATAACAGCATGTCAGTACTGGCCAATGCCATTGCTGTCAGCATTGGTGAG GGCTTTAACATCAAAAGTGTACAGTCACAAGGTTTTAAACTAAATGTGTGGGACATTGGCGGACAGAGGAAAATCAGGCCATATTGGaggaattattttgaaaatactgATGTACTT ATATATGTTATCGACAGTGCAGACAGAAAACGATTTGAAGAGACGGGTCAG GAACTAGCTGAATTACTGGATGAAGAAAAGCTAAGTGGTGTCCCTGTGCTCATCTTTGCTAACAAGCAGGATTTGCTCACCGCAGCCCCTGCCTCAGAGATTGCAGAAGGACTGAACCTACACACAATCCGAGACAGGGTCTGGCAGATCCAGTCTTGCTCAGCCCTTACAGCAGAAGGAGTACAG GACGGCATGAACTGGGTCTGCAAAAACGTCAAtgctaagaagaaataa